The Astyanax mexicanus isolate ESR-SI-001 chromosome 14, AstMex3_surface, whole genome shotgun sequence genome window below encodes:
- the rmnd1 gene encoding required for meiotic nuclear division protein 1 homolog: MLARTCSALWRLQQQQPLERIHFSRLFPALAGRRENGLCSRVKCFTPNLLTQSLSSHSLYTDQKKQDAHTSSSHLWWSSGLQRGAHKGPHMVYTESLVLDMMMPKAWRMHTRLKSTTTATKSVLLQGGVPGKRTLKGPRTKQPSRANLPAPEEDMMQCIAYATADQYHLPTLCHDLIANGFFEIRDLPRDASNVLVIGAESVSKPDDTAMIFFFREGSVVFWNVTEKDVKKVMRILEQHEIQPYEVALVHWENEEINYTVGEGNSKLYRGNFIFNAEMDYEQQILEKFAFSNALSLSVKLAIWEISLDNFVESIQSIPETLKSGKTVKLSRAEVLQKIGELFALRYCINLSSDLLITPDFYWDREDLEQLYDKTCQFLNINRRVKVVNEKLQHCTELTDLMRNHLGEKHSLRLEWMIVILITIEVMFELARVIF; the protein is encoded by the exons ATGCTAGCCAGGACTTGTTCAGCATTGTGgagactgcagcagcagcagcccttgGAGAGAATACATTTCTCCAGGTTGTTTCCAGCACTAGCAGGACGGAGAGAAAATGGGCTTTGCTCCAGGGTCAAATGCTTTACACCCAACCTCTTGACACAAAGTCTGTCTTCACATAGTCTTTATACAGACCAGAAGAAGCAGGATGCTCACACCAGCTCTTCCCATCTTTGGTGGTCTTCAGGACTTCAAAGAGGAGCACATAAAGGACCTCACATGGTTTACACAGAATCACTTGTCTTAGATATGATGATGCCCAAAGCATGGCGTATGCACACAAGACTAAAGTCCACCACGACAGCTACTAAATCTGTGCTGCTGCAGGGAGGCGTACCTGGCAAAAGAACATTAAAGGGACCAAGGACAAAGCAGCCATCAAGAGCAAACCTGCCTGCCCCAGAAGAG GATATGATGCAGTGTATTGCCTATGCAACTGCGGACCAGTACCACCTACCAACTCTCTGTCATGATCTGATAGCCAATGGCTTTTTTGAAATTAGAGACCTTCCCAGAG ATGCCTCAAATGTCTTGGTGATTGGAGCAGAGTCAGTGTCAAAACCAGATGACACTGCTATGATATTTTTCTTCAG AGAAGGTTCAGTGGTTTTCTGGAATGTCACAGAGAAAGAT GTAAAGAAAGTAATGAGAATATTGGAGCAACATGAGATTCAGCCGTATGAAGTGGCCTTGGTTCACTGGGAAAATGAAGAGATTAATTATACAGTAGGAGA GGGAAATTCGAAGCTGTACAGAGGAAACTTCATATTCAATGCTGAGATGGACTACGAACAACAGATTCTGGAGAAATTTGCATTTTCCAATGCCTTGTCTCTGTCAG TTAAGCTGGCAATATGGGAGATCTCTCTGGATAACTTTGTTGAATCTATTCAGTCAATTCCTGAG ACACTGAAATctggaaaaacagtaaaactCTCCAGGGCAGAGGTGTTGCAGAAAATAGGTGAACTCTTTGCACTAAG GTACTGCATAAACCTCAGTTCTGATCTACTTATCACACCTGACTTTTACTGGGACAGAGAAGACCTGGAGCAGCTGTATGACAAAACCTGTCAGTTTCTCAATATCAACCGTAGGGTCAAG GTTGTGAACGAGAAGCTGCAACACTGCACTGAACTGACAGACCTCATGAGAAACCACCTCGGTGAAAAGCACAGTCTTCGACTGGAGTGGATGATCGTAATCCTCATTACTATTGAG GTAATGTTTGAACTGGCCCGGGTGATCTTCTAA
- the ccdc170 gene encoding coiled-coil domain-containing protein 170, producing the protein MDDSVMQQHLSHYKQATESAREELAVLNTKYQSLHSQLLDARSKTASQEALVQDLREAIDRHKENEARQSSLISSLRERIHNTEEEMGSIASSKSIMDMKLQALIKQNEEMKERILQAEIKSEEYLSKWNKTKEKAEDLKRRSEEFVSRLSNKLCVDSVEHEKPMEAIISLVELCCKERDRQKTLISTLEESVKSREVECKENRETHEVECKASRETVRRLLADVENEQKLSATRASALSSVRQELESALVRNQNLERENQSLRNKLQQCEVALAAAKDHSDRYEKRSEDLEHKLLRSHNEAQTSHNCMEAFIKEVNILLGLQPSSAEPKEELILEKLREVCRREKSSTATAIELESRLTEVSQELAKQTELQREAEHREQQIQSRCQSVEAELLTTGVNKDGLSQEKQQYLKFLEKLSEKMKIEHIATDLGFDMRLEAILARADQLTRQEGTALVENKTLVYSLRKKVKEQKVMLESKDLHMDLLRRKVAQLDEDKRSRSALAVEREDVTLTNRKLQKKVERLQAELSVMRFSNTELKAQLADTNELKIRVMEQKQAIEKQSKSLGTLEKNKAKVEKKLNTVKTELQNQELRARDELHQANKLLHSQAGTMAELAHREKKLLDFCTVVSQMLGVDMPATLLNSEAIKRLEVLIHSSHPHFPIDCHCAVPHLQHLMSPACSSLTSASLGPEVPALLPPPATDTP; encoded by the exons ATGGATGATTCAGTGATGCAGCAGCACCTGTCTCACtacaaacaggccacagagtcagCACGGGAGGAGCTAGCAGTCCTAAACACCAAATATCAAAGCCTTCATTCACAG CTGCTGGATGCTCGGTCAAAGACAGCATCTCAGGAGGCTTTGGTGCAGGACCTGAGAGAGGCGATTGACAGGCACAAGGAGAATGAAGCCAGACAGTCATCTCTTATCAGTTCCCTCAGGGAGCGCATCCACAACACAGAGGAAGAGATGGGCTCCATTGCTTCCTCTAAAAGCATTATGGATATGAAATTACAGGCCCTTATTAAGCAGAATGAAGAAATGAAAGAGAGAATATTACAAGCGGAGATCAAGTCTGA AGAGTATCTTAGCAAATGGAACAAGACAAAGGAAAAGGCAGAAGATTTAAAGAGGAGGAGTGAAGAGTTTGTGTCTAGATTATCCAACAAACTCTGTGTTGATTCAGTCGAGCATGAGAAACCGATGGAGGCTATCATCTCTTTG GTGGAGCTATGCTgcaaggagagagacagacagaagactTTAATAAGTACTCTAGAAGAGAGTGTTAAATCTCGAGAGGTGGAGTGTAAAGAGAATAGGGAGACTCATGAAGTGGAGTGTAAGGCCAGCAGGGAGACAGTAAGAAGACTCCTGGCTGATGTGGAGAATGAACAGAAACTCTCAGCCACCCGTGCAAGTGCTCTGAGTTCAGTCAGACAG GAACTTGAAAGTGCGCTCGTGAGGAATCAAAATTTGGAACGAGAGAACCAGAGCCTGAGGAATAAGCTGCAGCAATGTGAGGTTGCCCTTGCTGCCGCTAAAGATCATTCAGACAGATATGAGAAGCGTTCTGAGGATCTGGAGCACAAACTGCTCAGGAGTCACAATGAAGCACAGACGTCACACAACTGCATGGAGGCCTTTATTAAGGAAGTGAATATTCTACTTGGGCTTCAACCTTCATCTGCTGAGCCTAAAGAAGAGCTCATTCTCGAAAAACTAAGAGAAGTCTGCAGAAGAGAGAAGAGCAGCACTGCG ACTGCGATTGAGCTGGAATCCAGGCTAACAGAGGTATCTCAGGAGCTGGCCAAACAGACAGAGCTGCAGAGAGAAGCAGAACACAGGGAGCAGCAGATCCAGAGCAGATGTCAAAGTGTAGAGGCTGAACTTCTCACTACAGGAGTCAACAAGGATGGGCTGAGCCAGGAAAAACAACAG TACTTGAAGTTTCTGGAGAAGCTTTCTGAGAAAATGAAGATTGAGCACATAGCCACTGACCTGGGCTTTGACATGAGACTAGAGGCCATACTGGCACGTGCAGATCAACTGACCAGACAGGAAGGGACTGCTTTAGTGGAAAATAAAACTCTGGTCTACAGTCTTCGAAAGAAG GTGAAGGAGCAGAAAGTGATGTTGGAGAGTAAGGACCTGCACATGGATCTGCTGAGGAGGAAGGTAGCCCAGCTGGACGAGGACAAGAGAAGTCGTTCAGCTCTGGCTGTGGAGCGGGAGGACGTTACACTGACCAACAGGAAGCTGCAGAAGAAGGTGGAGCGGCTTCAAGCAGAGCTTAGTGTAATGCGTTTCTCCAACACTGAGCTGAAGGCCCAGCTCGCCGACACCAACGAGCTTAAG ATCAGGGTGATGGAACAGAAGCAGGCCATCGAAAAGCAGAGTAAGAGCTTGGGCACCCTTGAGAAGAACAAGGCCAAAGTGGAGAAAAAACTTAATACAGTGAAGACTGAGCTACAGAACCAAGAGCTAAGAGCCAGGGACGAGCTCCACCAAGCAAACAAGCTGCTTCATAGCCAGGCAGGCACCATGGCAGAGCTCGCCCACAGGGAGAAAAAG CTGCTGGACTTCTGTACTGTGGTGTCTCAGATGTTGGGAGTGGACATGCCAGCCACTCTCCTGAACAGTGAGGCTATCAAAAGGCTGGAGGTCCTGATTCACTCATCTCATCCTCACTTTCCCATAGACTGCCACTGTGCAGTACCTCATCTTCAGCACCTCATGAGTCCAGCCTGCTCCAGCCTTACATCAGCCTCTCTAGGACCTGAAGTACCGGCACTGCTTCCTCCACCTGCTACAGATACACCCTGA